The following are encoded together in the Anoplopoma fimbria isolate UVic2021 breed Golden Eagle Sablefish chromosome 13, Afim_UVic_2022, whole genome shotgun sequence genome:
- the LOC129101487 gene encoding LHFPL tetraspan subfamily member 2a protein-like produces MCHVIVTCRSMLWTLLSIVVAFAELIAFMSPDWLLGFPRSNSSASGAGVDSGEYRPSLGLYSRCLRVGSRGVGVSCGPYARAFGEVASGFWQAAMLFLAAGTLVLGGVACISVFSMCFQSIMKKSIFNICGLLQAIAGLLLMVGLMLYPAGWGSDKVRDYCGTEALPFRPALCSLGWAFYAAIGGTLGSFLCAVLSAQAEIATSSDKVQEEIEEGKSLICLL; encoded by the exons ATGTGCCATGTTATCGTAACATGCCGCTCCATGCTGTGGACGCTGCTCAGCATCGTGGTGGCCTTTGCCGAACTCATCGCCTTCATGAGCCCCGATTGGCTGCTGGGATTCCCTCGCTCGAACTCCAGCGCGAGCGGGGCGGGCGTGGACTCCGGGGAGTACCGGCCGTCCCTCGGCCTCTACAGCCGCTGCCTTCGAGTCGGGTCCCGGGGAGTTGGGGTGAGCTGCGGGCCCTACGCCAGGGCGTTTGGAGAGGTGGCCAGCGGCTTCTGGCAGGCGGCCATGTTGTTTCTGGCAGCTGGGACGTTGGTGCTGGGAGGAGTGGCTTGTATCTCCGTGTTCAGCATGTGCTTCCAGAGCATCATGAAGAAGAGCATATTCAACATCTGCGGACTGCTCCAGGCCATCGCAG GCCTGCTGCTGATGGTGGGCCTCATGCTGTACCCTGCCGGTTGGGGCTCAGACAAGGTGAGGGACTACTGTGGGACTGAGGCCTTGCCATTCAGGCCGGCTCTCTGCTCCCTCGGCTGGGCGTTCTACGCGGCGATCGGAGGAACGCTGGGGTCCTTCCTGTGCGCCGTTCTGTCCGCGCAGGCAGAGATCGCCACCTCCAGCGATAAGGTCCAGGAGGAGATCGAAGAGGGGAAGAGTTTAATCTGCCTTCTCTGA
- the LOC129100971 gene encoding secretory carrier-associated membrane protein 1-like isoform X1, with amino-acid sequence MSDFDSNPFADPDFSNPFQDPSVTQVTRSAPPGGLEEYNPFTDARTAAPGNAPKAAPAPSQQNTQPAIMKPTEEPPAYSQQQTQDQARAQAELLRRQEELEKKAAELDRRERELQSHGAAGGRKNNWPPLPEKFPVGPCFYHDIAVDIPVEFQKTVKIMYNLWMFHAGTLFVNMFGCLAWFCVDASRGVDFGLALLWFLLFTPCSFVCWYRPLYGAFRSDSSFRFFVFFFVYICQFGVHVLQSIGITGWGTCGWIAALTGLNTSIPVGIIMLLIAALFTALSVGSLIMFKKVHALYRTTGASFEKAQQEFATGVMSNKTVQTAAANAAANAATNAARGAFKPQP; translated from the exons ATGTCTGACTTTGACAGCAACCCGTTTGCAGACCCGGACTTCAGCAACCCCTTCCAG GATCCCTCGGTGACGCAGGTGACCCGGTCTGCCCCTCCTGGTGGTCTGGAGGAGTATAACCCCTTCACAGACGCCAGAACG GCGGCCCCTGGGAATGCCCCCAAAGCTGCTCCTGCCCCGTCACAGCAGAACACACAGCCCGCCATCATGAAGCCCACAGAAGAGCCGCCGGCTTACTCGCAGCAACAGACTCAG GACCAAGCGCGCGCTCAGGCTGAGTTGTTGAGAaggcaggaggagctggagaagaaaGCTGCAGAGCTCGATCGTCGGGAGAGAGAGTTACAGTCCCACGGGGCCGCGGGAG GGCGTAAGAACAACTGGCCTCCCCTGCCAGAGAAGTTCCCCGTTGGCCCGTGTTTCTACCATGATATAGCAGTGGATATTCCTGTAGAGTTCCAAAAGACCGTCAAGATCATGTACAACCTTTGGATGT TCCATGCAGGCACGCTCTTTGTGAACATGTTCGGCTGCCTGGCCTGGTTTTGTGTGGATGCATCTCGCGGAGTAGATTTCGGCCTGGCACTGCTATGGTTTCTCCTGTTTACGCCCTGTTCTTTCGTCTGCTGGTACAGACCGCTTTACGGGGCTTTCAG GAGTGACAGCTCATTCCGCTTCTTTGTGTTCTTCTTCGTCTATATCTGTCAGTTTGGGGTTCACGTTCTACAAAGTATTGGCATCACTGGCTGGGGAACGTG TGGTTGGATCGCAGCCTTAACCGGTCTGAACACCAGTATCCCGGTGGGCATCATCATGTTACTGATAGCGGCTCTCTTTACAGCGCTGTCAGTGGGCTCGCTCATTATGTTTAAAAAG GTGCACGCACTGTATCGCACCACCGGTGCTAGCTTCGAGAAGGCTCAGCAAGAGTTTGCAACCGGGGTCATGTCAAACAAGACAGTTCAGACTGCGGCTGCCAACGCTGCAGCTAATGCTGCAACCAACGCTGCCCGCGGGGCTTTCAAACCTCAGCCATAA
- the LOC129100971 gene encoding secretory carrier-associated membrane protein 1-like isoform X2, with product MKPTEEPPAYSQQQTQDQARAQAELLRRQEELEKKAAELDRRERELQSHGAAGGRKNNWPPLPEKFPVGPCFYHDIAVDIPVEFQKTVKIMYNLWMFHAGTLFVNMFGCLAWFCVDASRGVDFGLALLWFLLFTPCSFVCWYRPLYGAFRSDSSFRFFVFFFVYICQFGVHVLQSIGITGWGTCGWIAALTGLNTSIPVGIIMLLIAALFTALSVGSLIMFKKVHALYRTTGASFEKAQQEFATGVMSNKTVQTAAANAAANAATNAARGAFKPQP from the exons ATGAAGCCCACAGAAGAGCCGCCGGCTTACTCGCAGCAACAGACTCAG GACCAAGCGCGCGCTCAGGCTGAGTTGTTGAGAaggcaggaggagctggagaagaaaGCTGCAGAGCTCGATCGTCGGGAGAGAGAGTTACAGTCCCACGGGGCCGCGGGAG GGCGTAAGAACAACTGGCCTCCCCTGCCAGAGAAGTTCCCCGTTGGCCCGTGTTTCTACCATGATATAGCAGTGGATATTCCTGTAGAGTTCCAAAAGACCGTCAAGATCATGTACAACCTTTGGATGT TCCATGCAGGCACGCTCTTTGTGAACATGTTCGGCTGCCTGGCCTGGTTTTGTGTGGATGCATCTCGCGGAGTAGATTTCGGCCTGGCACTGCTATGGTTTCTCCTGTTTACGCCCTGTTCTTTCGTCTGCTGGTACAGACCGCTTTACGGGGCTTTCAG GAGTGACAGCTCATTCCGCTTCTTTGTGTTCTTCTTCGTCTATATCTGTCAGTTTGGGGTTCACGTTCTACAAAGTATTGGCATCACTGGCTGGGGAACGTG TGGTTGGATCGCAGCCTTAACCGGTCTGAACACCAGTATCCCGGTGGGCATCATCATGTTACTGATAGCGGCTCTCTTTACAGCGCTGTCAGTGGGCTCGCTCATTATGTTTAAAAAG GTGCACGCACTGTATCGCACCACCGGTGCTAGCTTCGAGAAGGCTCAGCAAGAGTTTGCAACCGGGGTCATGTCAAACAAGACAGTTCAGACTGCGGCTGCCAACGCTGCAGCTAATGCTGCAACCAACGCTGCCCGCGGGGCTTTCAAACCTCAGCCATAA